In Bacteroidia bacterium, one genomic interval encodes:
- a CDS encoding HAMP domain-containing sensor histidine kinase → MNKNKIIILSACMAAALIGIIAMQVNWILHDYHLKEQQFNQRVNDALTAVAIKLEKKEAFNIFSNSFVTINNDSIFSLFRERQMLDEEWEGLDSTTEDSNINKLAQAKSIQPSPMVEPPLPPDFLNQDDYNHDYIKMEIKYSGGRKITIRHNRQEITLDDSIKSNSHNAVKFLSLKADILEKQRAKIEAKINNWNKVMQNLAFEFISDEKTIEDRIKPFQLDSILKTELSNRGITTPYQFGVINVGENKIMSTNAPENKNALLKSRYKTDLFPNDLLAKPILLSLHFPQSLSYVLSTMWVMLISSSLFILVMLFGFGYTIYTIFRQKKLSDIKNDFINNMTHEFKTPIATISLATDAVNSPVVSKNSESVHRYMNIIKEENHRMHKHVENILQLALFDRKHINLNLVEFDIHEMILKAIDQIKLQVEVKGGVIETNLNAAQHQMLGDYDFIFNSLINLLDNAIKYTPENPTISINTENIQNNIRILISDNGIGMSREVQKNVFEKFYRAGTGNIHDVKGYGIGLSIVKAIASAHHGEIKVLKSKKDEGTTMEFTLPLNPLKAKNKSHQSN, encoded by the coding sequence ATGAATAAGAACAAGATCATCATCCTCTCTGCTTGCATGGCAGCGGCACTCATAGGCATCATTGCCATGCAGGTGAACTGGATCTTGCACGACTATCATCTTAAAGAACAACAATTCAATCAGAGAGTAAACGATGCATTAACTGCGGTAGCCATTAAGCTTGAAAAAAAAGAAGCATTCAATATTTTCAGTAATAGTTTTGTAACAATTAATAATGATTCTATTTTTTCGCTTTTCAGAGAACGTCAAATGTTGGATGAGGAATGGGAAGGACTGGATTCAACAACAGAAGACTCCAATATAAACAAACTTGCACAGGCAAAATCAATTCAACCTTCACCTATGGTGGAGCCGCCATTGCCACCTGACTTTTTAAATCAAGATGACTACAACCACGATTACATTAAAATGGAAATAAAATATAGTGGTGGCAGAAAAATCACTATTCGGCATAATCGTCAGGAAATCACTTTAGATGATTCCATAAAATCCAATTCGCACAACGCTGTTAAATTTTTATCTCTTAAAGCAGATATTCTGGAAAAACAGCGTGCCAAAATTGAAGCTAAAATCAACAATTGGAATAAGGTGATGCAAAATCTGGCTTTTGAATTTATTTCTGATGAGAAAACCATCGAAGATAGAATTAAACCTTTTCAACTTGATTCAATTTTAAAAACAGAACTTTCAAACCGAGGTATAACAACGCCCTATCAATTTGGTGTCATAAATGTTGGTGAAAACAAAATCATGTCAACCAACGCACCTGAAAACAAAAATGCACTGCTAAAAAGCCGTTATAAGACAGATTTATTTCCCAACGATCTGCTTGCCAAGCCTATTTTACTCTCACTTCATTTTCCTCAAAGTTTATCGTATGTGCTTTCCACCATGTGGGTAATGCTTATTAGTTCGTCTTTGTTTATTTTAGTAATGTTATTCGGATTTGGCTATACAATCTATACTATTTTCCGCCAGAAAAAACTGTCTGACATAAAAAATGACTTTATCAATAATATGACTCATGAATTCAAAACCCCAATTGCAACTATTTCATTAGCAACCGATGCTGTGAACAGCCCTGTTGTTTCAAAAAACAGCGAAAGTGTGCATCGCTATATGAACATTATTAAGGAAGAAAATCACCGGATGCACAAACATGTAGAAAACATTTTGCAACTTGCACTATTTGACCGAAAGCACATCAACCTCAATCTGGTGGAATTTGATATACATGAAATGATACTAAAAGCCATTGATCAGATAAAACTACAGGTAGAAGTTAAAGGAGGTGTAATAGAAACTAATTTGAATGCCGCACAACATCAAATGCTCGGTGATTATGATTTTATATTTAATTCATTAATTAACCTTCTTGATAATGCTATTAAATATACTCCGGAAAATCCAACTATCTCTATCAACACAGAAAATATCCAAAACAACATTCGCATACTAATTTCTGACAATGGAATTGGCATGAGTCGTGAGGTTCAGAAAAATGTTTTTGAAAAATTCTATAGAGCAGGGACAGGTAATATCCATGACGTTAAAGGCTATGGCATTGGATTGTCCATTGTAAAAGCAATTGCATCAGCACATCATGGTGAAATTAAAGTTTTAAAAAGTAAAAAAGACGAAGGAACAACCATGGAATTTACTTTACCTCTAAATCCATTAAAAGCAAAAAACAAATCTCATCAATCCAACTAA
- the priA gene encoding primosomal protein N': MTENNSNGFYIKVVVPLPLPNLFTYSVQEALVSQIEIGKRVLVQFGSQKIYAAIILETAVIKPDDYEVKPIISVIDEIPVVTEKQIALWQWIHSYYLCFWGDVMQAALPAELRLSSETKIVLNTEKENESEYLTDDEFLVLEALHSVKELSLKEISRILDRKHVFPVVKKLLQKKLVLSVENIGEDFKIPMSNFIRRTEQTQDQDYLKKQFDLLEKKAPRQLDVLMQLILLEKNYSEGKVPQKVLLHKSGATATVLKQLVKKGLIEILVERAQGSKSFFNKDFFELSEAQSSALNKINESFADKSVTLLHGVTSSGKTELYIRLIDDCLKSGRQALYLLPEIALTTQIITRLEKHFGNKLIVYHSRFSDNERASVYTRMIENGLTNSEPFIVIGARSSVFLPFNKLGLVIVDEEHESSYKQFDPSPRYHARDTAIVLAKLFEAKILLGSATPSIETYYNAINGKYGLVELFARHKDIAPPQIQLVNIKELTFKRQMKSHFSPVLINAIKEELDKGKQIILFQNRRGFAPILQCHQCNWVPHCQHCDVALTYYKKADLLRCHYCGFTQQPPSKCKSCGETDIRQYGFGTEKIEDELQIFFPEYNIARLDLDSTRGKHAYSEIISRFETGETDILVGTQMVTKGLDFDNVSLVGILNADNLINFPDFRAYERSFQMLMQVSGRAGRKKEQGKVIIQSYNPGHTILNLVVKNDFKSFINFEMSERKKFNYPPFSRLLEITVKGRDDSKTTQAADFLTKELKKQLPSTLGPVTPPISRIKNFYIKTILIKFSRQSKLNDTRSMMLSAIDRFKINPVSKNIILQIDVDPI; this comes from the coding sequence ATGACAGAGAATAACAGTAATGGATTTTATATTAAAGTAGTAGTGCCTCTGCCACTGCCTAATTTGTTTACCTATTCAGTGCAGGAAGCTTTAGTTTCTCAAATAGAAATTGGAAAAAGAGTATTGGTGCAATTTGGAAGTCAGAAAATTTATGCAGCAATAATTTTAGAAACCGCGGTTATAAAACCTGACGATTATGAAGTAAAACCAATTATATCGGTTATTGATGAAATACCTGTTGTTACAGAAAAACAGATTGCTTTGTGGCAATGGATTCACAGTTATTATTTGTGTTTTTGGGGAGATGTTATGCAGGCAGCACTGCCGGCAGAACTGCGTTTGAGCAGTGAAACAAAAATTGTACTTAACACCGAGAAAGAAAACGAAAGTGAATATTTGACTGACGATGAGTTTCTGGTTCTGGAAGCTTTACATTCTGTAAAAGAATTAAGTCTGAAAGAAATATCCCGTATTCTTGACCGCAAACATGTATTTCCTGTTGTTAAAAAATTACTTCAGAAAAAGCTGGTATTATCCGTTGAAAACATTGGTGAAGATTTTAAAATACCAATGTCAAATTTCATCAGGAGAACAGAGCAAACGCAAGATCAGGATTATCTTAAGAAACAATTTGACCTTCTCGAAAAAAAGGCACCACGCCAATTAGATGTGTTGATGCAATTAATACTATTGGAAAAAAATTACAGTGAAGGTAAGGTTCCACAAAAGGTGTTGCTCCATAAATCAGGAGCAACTGCAACAGTATTAAAACAATTAGTAAAAAAAGGACTGATTGAAATTCTTGTTGAAAGAGCACAGGGCTCAAAATCATTTTTTAATAAAGACTTCTTCGAACTTAGCGAAGCACAATCAAGTGCATTAAATAAAATTAATGAATCTTTTGCAGACAAATCTGTAACGCTACTTCATGGTGTAACATCATCGGGCAAAACAGAATTGTACATCAGGCTAATTGATGATTGTCTGAAAAGTGGTAGGCAAGCTCTTTACCTTCTTCCGGAAATTGCATTGACAACACAAATCATCACAAGACTTGAAAAACATTTCGGCAATAAGTTGATAGTTTATCACTCACGATTCAGTGACAATGAACGTGCTTCTGTTTATACGAGAATGATAGAAAACGGATTAACTAATTCAGAGCCATTTATTGTAATTGGTGCACGTTCATCTGTTTTTCTGCCCTTTAATAAATTAGGGCTTGTAATTGTTGACGAAGAACATGAGTCATCCTACAAACAATTTGATCCGTCACCACGTTATCATGCCCGCGACACAGCAATTGTATTAGCTAAACTTTTTGAAGCTAAAATATTACTAGGCAGTGCAACACCGTCAATTGAAACATACTATAATGCAATCAATGGAAAATATGGATTGGTTGAATTGTTTGCAAGACATAAAGATATTGCACCACCACAAATTCAATTGGTGAATATAAAAGAGCTCACTTTTAAAAGGCAGATGAAATCACATTTTTCACCCGTGCTAATTAATGCCATAAAAGAAGAATTGGACAAAGGAAAACAAATAATACTATTTCAAAACAGACGTGGCTTTGCCCCAATTTTGCAATGTCATCAATGTAATTGGGTTCCTCATTGTCAGCATTGTGATGTAGCACTTACATATTATAAAAAAGCAGATTTACTTCGCTGCCATTATTGTGGTTTTACACAACAACCGCCATCAAAATGTAAATCCTGCGGAGAAACTGATATCCGTCAATACGGATTTGGGACAGAAAAAATTGAAGATGAATTACAGATATTTTTTCCGGAATATAATATTGCACGTTTAGACCTTGACAGTACAAGAGGTAAACATGCTTACAGTGAAATTATCAGTCGCTTCGAAACCGGTGAGACAGACATATTAGTAGGAACACAAATGGTAACAAAAGGGCTTGACTTCGACAATGTTAGTTTGGTGGGCATTTTAAATGCAGACAATCTAATAAACTTTCCTGATTTCAGAGCCTATGAACGAAGTTTTCAAATGTTAATGCAAGTTAGTGGTCGTGCAGGAAGAAAAAAAGAACAAGGAAAAGTTATCATTCAATCTTACAATCCGGGACATACAATACTTAACCTGGTAGTTAAAAACGACTTCAAATCTTTTATTAACTTTGAAATGTCTGAACGTAAAAAATTCAACTACCCACCATTTAGCAGACTATTAGAAATTACAGTCAAAGGTCGCGATGATTCGAAAACCACACAGGCAGCTGATTTTTTAACTAAAGAATTAAAAAAACAATTACCATCAACTCTCGGTCCGGTGACACCACCTATTTCAAGAATAAAAAACTTTTACATCAAAACAATATTGATAAAATTTTCTCGTCAGTCTAAATTAAATGATACAAGAAGTATGATGCTTTCTGCAATAGATCGTTTCAAGATAAACCCTGTATCAAAAAATATCATTTTGCAAATTGATGTAGATCCGATTTGA
- a CDS encoding heavy-metal-associated domain-containing protein → MKKLITGAILLSFFSFSLMAQQNKKAEINIATSAECTMCKKALETALLHQHGVKFAKLDLNTRVVAIKYNGEKITPETIRQVISNAGYDADSVKANPEAFDKLPDCCKNGALHH, encoded by the coding sequence ATGAAAAAGTTAATTACCGGTGCCATTTTGTTATCATTCTTCAGCTTCTCACTGATGGCACAACAAAATAAAAAAGCTGAAATAAATATTGCTACCTCAGCCGAGTGTACCATGTGCAAGAAAGCACTTGAAACGGCACTACTACATCAACATGGTGTCAAGTTTGCAAAACTCGATCTCAATACAAGAGTAGTTGCAATTAAATATAATGGCGAAAAAATTACTCCTGAAACCATTCGTCAGGTAATAAGCAATGCAGGTTATGATGCAGATAGTGTAAAAGCCAATCCGGAGGCTTTCGATAAACTACCTGATTGTTGCAAGAATGGAGCATTACATCATTAA
- a CDS encoding response regulator transcription factor: MKSQTYKILIVDDEPDIIEFIQYNLRKEGYLVYTAKNGEEAIVLAKKEVPHLIVMDIMMPVMDGVEACRIMRTIPALNKTIIAFLTARSEDYSQIAGFDVGADDYIQKPIRLPVLMSRIKALLRRTSELPGAEATIIEISGLKIDRMHYLIYQEGQKFELPRKEFELISLLASKPGKVFSREDILSRVWGNDIVVGNRTIDVHIRKIREKLGDQVIRTIKGIGYKFEP; encoded by the coding sequence ATGAAAAGTCAGACATACAAAATTTTGATTGTTGATGATGAGCCTGACATCATTGAGTTTATACAATATAATCTCCGAAAGGAAGGCTACTTGGTTTATACAGCCAAGAATGGCGAAGAAGCAATAGTATTGGCTAAAAAGGAGGTGCCACATTTGATTGTAATGGACATTATGATGCCAGTGATGGACGGGGTAGAAGCCTGCCGTATAATGAGAACAATACCTGCTCTCAATAAAACAATTATTGCATTTTTAACGGCAAGGAGTGAAGATTATTCACAGATTGCCGGTTTTGATGTTGGCGCTGACGATTACATTCAGAAACCGATTCGGTTACCTGTTTTAATGAGTCGAATTAAAGCACTGTTGCGCAGGACAAGTGAATTGCCCGGGGCAGAAGCAACAATAATAGAGATAAGCGGATTAAAAATTGACCGCATGCATTATTTAATCTATCAAGAAGGGCAAAAATTTGAGTTGCCACGTAAGGAGTTTGAATTAATTTCATTATTGGCATCCAAGCCCGGCAAAGTTTTTTCGAGGGAAGATATACTCAGCCGGGTGTGGGGTAATGACATTGTAGTTGGCAACAGAACCATTGACGTACACATAAGAAAAATCAGAGAAAAGTTAGGCGATCAGGTGATTAGAACCATTAAGGGAATCGGTTATAAATTTGAACCATGA
- a CDS encoding O-methyltransferase gives MHFIRDELEEYCIKHTTKESNLLEQIDRDTNAKVLNPRMLSGHLQGRFLAMISKMINPTRILEIGTYTGYSAICLAEGLAEGGKLTTIEKNAELEKLIRKNLSQSNVPNKVELIIGNALTIIPELKEEYQLVFIDADKENYSTYFEMVWEKLPSGGFVLADNVLWSGKVVEPTVAGDVDTVNIKMFNEKVVNNSEAECVLLPVRDGLMLIRKR, from the coding sequence ATGCATTTTATAAGGGATGAATTGGAAGAATACTGCATTAAACATACTACTAAAGAAAGTAATTTATTAGAACAGATTGATCGGGATACCAATGCTAAGGTGCTTAATCCCCGAATGCTTTCAGGCCATTTGCAGGGAAGATTTCTGGCAATGATTAGCAAAATGATAAACCCAACAAGAATTTTAGAAATTGGTACTTACACCGGTTACTCTGCAATTTGCTTGGCAGAAGGGTTGGCAGAAGGGGGTAAACTTACCACCATTGAAAAAAATGCCGAACTTGAAAAATTGATTCGTAAAAATTTAAGCCAAAGTAATGTTCCCAATAAAGTCGAATTGATTATTGGTAATGCGTTAACTATAATTCCTGAGTTAAAGGAGGAATATCAATTGGTTTTTATTGATGCAGACAAAGAAAATTATTCAACTTATTTTGAAATGGTTTGGGAAAAATTGCCATCAGGAGGGTTTGTGCTGGCAGATAATGTGCTTTGGAGTGGCAAAGTGGTTGAGCCAACAGTTGCAGGAGATGTTGATACAGTAAATATTAAAATGTTTAACGAAAAGGTAGTAAACAACAGCGAAGCAGAATGTGTTTTACTTCCGGTGAGAGATGGATTAATGTTAATTAGAAAAAGATAA
- a CDS encoding response regulator transcription factor, protein MIAEDDTNFGLVLKDYLSLHDYDVHLYRDGRQALDKFEKGKFNLCILDVMMPVMDGFALAENIKAKDSNVPIIFLTAKSMKVDMIRGFKIGADDYITKPFDSEILLFKIKALLNRSENIVKAVNEQVEFVIGGFKFNSRLRTIEGFGKEEKLSPKEAALLALLCVYLNDILPREIALRKIWNDDNYFTARSMDVFITKIRKYLKDDPNIELLNVHGNGYRLVVKE, encoded by the coding sequence ATGATAGCTGAAGATGATACCAACTTTGGCTTAGTTCTCAAAGACTATCTTTCATTACACGACTATGATGTACACCTTTATAGAGACGGCAGACAAGCTCTTGATAAATTTGAAAAAGGCAAGTTTAACCTCTGTATTCTTGATGTAATGATGCCCGTTATGGATGGTTTTGCTTTGGCCGAAAACATAAAAGCCAAAGACAGCAATGTACCAATTATTTTTTTAACAGCCAAGTCAATGAAAGTGGACATGATAAGAGGATTTAAAATTGGTGCTGATGATTATATAACCAAACCTTTCGACTCTGAAATTCTGTTATTTAAAATAAAAGCACTTCTGAACAGGAGTGAAAATATTGTAAAAGCCGTTAACGAGCAGGTTGAATTTGTCATAGGTGGATTTAAGTTCAACAGCAGGTTACGTACAATAGAAGGATTCGGGAAAGAAGAAAAGCTTTCGCCTAAAGAAGCGGCTTTACTTGCATTATTATGCGTCTATCTTAACGATATTCTTCCTCGTGAAATAGCTTTACGTAAAATCTGGAATGACGACAATTACTTTACAGCACGCAGTATGGACGTATTCATTACCAAAATCAGGAAGTATCTGAAAGACGATCCAAACATTGAATTATTGAATGTTCATGGCAATGGCTATCGTCTTGTAGTTAAAGAATGA
- a CDS encoding TonB-dependent receptor, whose protein sequence is MKKNLSFIILLVISLQSHAQIMIRGVVKSDNSETLPGVSVYIPVTDQHTVTDLDGKFQILYTGATPLTIISQFIGFKTDTLTLNNIPDNDLKIRLKKSIDLKEVEIKSRRESTSISTITPINTTTITQHELLKAACCNLSESFETNPTIDVNYSDAVTGAKQIQMLGLDGIYSQIQFQNLPLIFGLSASHGLAFTPGPWIESIQINKGIGSVINGFEAITGQINIELKKPQNADRFFINCYLNNEGREELNLQLAQRFKKHISTVFLAHGSMNHLKVDRDKDGFLDQPLTKQVNVMNTWHVTVPNKLEGEIGWHALYENRLGGQKGFNYDNDFGKSTLYGVGIENKILEVFTKTGTINPAKPYKSVALLTLSRLHLQDNYFGNKTYTGDQRSFHANTIYQTIIHDTRNYIRSGLSFRYNHYAEKFNSVGTYTNEIIPGAYAEYSFNNDLNWAIVAGIRADVHNTYGFFLTPRLHIKYNIDQLTALRLSAGKGWRTARIYAENTSVFTSSRALFIDDLKAEEAWNTGINFTKKMQWFGHDASFNADYYYTWFKHQVVIDMENIHQLHFYNLDGKSFSHYLQGELNIEPISNLLLRLGYKYNVVKQTFAGELKSKPLTPRDKALLNAEYKIKKGKYSIDATLKYTGKGRIPGGDTHINGYELKSYSESFITLNSQATWRTKNADFYLGCENITDYRQKHAIVAADEPFGQNFDASLIWGPLMGRTFYLGFRYTIK, encoded by the coding sequence ATGAAAAAAAATTTATCATTTATAATATTACTTGTAATATCATTACAAAGTCATGCCCAAATAATGATTAGAGGCGTGGTAAAATCAGACAATAGTGAAACGTTGCCGGGAGTTAGTGTTTATATTCCTGTAACCGATCAACATACAGTGACAGATCTTGATGGAAAATTTCAAATACTGTACACAGGTGCAACACCATTAACCATCATCAGTCAGTTTATAGGTTTTAAAACCGATACATTAACTTTAAATAATATACCTGATAACGATCTGAAAATTCGTCTAAAAAAGTCCATTGACTTAAAAGAAGTTGAAATAAAATCGCGAAGAGAAAGCACATCAATTTCAACTATAACACCCATAAATACAACTACGATAACACAACATGAATTACTGAAAGCTGCCTGTTGTAACTTGAGTGAGAGTTTTGAAACCAACCCAACAATAGATGTTAACTATAGTGATGCTGTTACCGGTGCCAAACAAATTCAGATGCTTGGACTTGATGGCATTTATTCACAAATACAGTTTCAGAATTTACCATTGATTTTTGGTTTATCTGCATCTCATGGATTGGCTTTTACACCAGGACCATGGATTGAATCAATACAAATCAACAAAGGAATAGGCTCTGTAATAAATGGTTTTGAAGCAATAACAGGTCAAATAAACATAGAGCTAAAAAAACCACAAAATGCCGATCGCTTTTTTATTAATTGCTACCTGAATAATGAAGGTCGCGAAGAGTTGAACCTGCAACTTGCACAACGGTTTAAAAAACATATCAGTACTGTTTTTCTTGCGCATGGCAGCATGAATCATCTTAAAGTGGACAGAGATAAAGATGGTTTTTTAGACCAGCCTTTAACAAAACAAGTAAATGTAATGAACACCTGGCATGTTACTGTTCCAAATAAATTAGAAGGAGAAATTGGCTGGCATGCCTTATATGAAAACCGTTTAGGTGGACAAAAAGGATTTAATTATGACAATGATTTTGGAAAATCAACTTTATATGGCGTGGGTATAGAGAATAAAATATTAGAAGTTTTTACAAAAACCGGAACTATAAATCCTGCCAAGCCTTATAAAAGTGTTGCATTACTTACGCTATCACGTTTACACTTGCAGGACAATTATTTTGGCAATAAAACATATACTGGCGATCAGCGTAGTTTTCATGCCAACACCATTTATCAAACTATCATTCACGACACAAGAAATTACATCCGTTCGGGTTTGAGTTTTCGGTATAATCACTATGCTGAAAAATTTAATTCTGTCGGCACCTATACCAACGAAATCATTCCGGGTGCCTATGCAGAGTATTCATTCAACAACGATTTAAATTGGGCAATTGTTGCAGGAATAAGAGCTGATGTACATAACACTTATGGATTCTTCCTGACACCGCGATTACATATAAAATATAATATTGACCAATTGACGGCACTTCGATTATCTGCCGGAAAAGGATGGCGTACGGCCAGAATTTATGCTGAAAACACCTCTGTATTTACTTCTTCAAGAGCCTTGTTTATTGATGACCTTAAGGCTGAAGAAGCATGGAATACAGGAATTAATTTCACAAAGAAAATGCAATGGTTTGGTCACGATGCATCATTCAATGCAGACTATTATTATACTTGGTTCAAACATCAGGTGGTTATTGACATGGAAAATATTCATCAACTTCATTTCTACAATTTGGATGGGAAATCTTTCTCTCATTACCTGCAGGGAGAGTTAAATATTGAGCCAATAAGTAATCTGTTGCTGAGGTTAGGCTATAAATACAATGTAGTTAAACAAACTTTTGCAGGTGAACTAAAAAGCAAACCACTTACCCCTCGTGACAAGGCTTTATTGAATGCAGAATACAAAATAAAAAAAGGAAAATACAGTATTGATGCAACACTCAAATACACCGGCAAAGGCAGAATTCCAGGTGGAGACACCCACATAAACGGTTATGAGTTAAAATCATACTCTGAAAGTTTTATAACATTAAATTCGCAAGCAACATGGAGAACTAAAAATGCTGATTTCTACTTAGGCTGCGAGAATATTACTGACTATAGACAAAAGCATGCAATTGTTGCTGCTGATGAGCCATTTGGTCAAAATTTTGATGCATCACTAATTTGGGGGCCTTTAATGGGTCGCACATTTTATTTAGGATTTCGTTATACAATTAAATAA
- a CDS encoding tetratricopeptide repeat-containing sensor histidine kinase, protein MPKDIQCNCAISFCSKTLKLFLALVLLYPKFASSDDLNKKINLYLRDTHGPEAADYVTSIIYHYLVDDKLSDSAIIWSDTLRNLGEKTGNPELIAKSDVFTGKYYLRITNDAKALDYFYRALKYYKDVGNINGEADIYLQIGLVYYLQSQFPDALPNIKLATELYKKASNDSSLATTYYLCGLSYLELKNNKQAEEYLLQSLKIGKHLANKQIEYECYVALARLYTNQKNFVAAENLFDKVMTQWDSIIDPYGYCMALIPYSKLLIETSKNDAAFINLTRALSIAEKFNFIRFKLDIYKLMAIIYSDQKNFESANYYIIQHYQLRDSIYNSENQRAINTLKAKIEAEKKQAQLDSLFQKEKADQLQKWLLALTVFMLLGITIGLYRRYNYKQKREAELRIANGELSEALNSLRQVQQQLIHNEKMASLGRMSSGITHELRNPLNFVINFTKISSELIAEIDKKIQNNHDENFEQLKNNLAMIYQHALRADKIILNFANHAKPKSDKRTIEDINKVVNEFTSVAYHSFITHYPDFHCHIHYDFNQSLKGIVLNLQEITTVLMNLLNNAFDAMNDKLMVDKTYKPILKIQTRQIQNSVRLTITDNGPGIEEENLPRVYEPFYTTKTLGKGTGLGLSLSYEIIKSHNGDMDVKSTPHLETEFSFTLPYN, encoded by the coding sequence ATGCCTAAAGATATACAATGCAATTGTGCTATTAGTTTCTGTTCTAAAACACTTAAACTTTTTTTAGCATTAGTACTGCTTTATCCAAAATTTGCATCTTCAGACGATTTAAATAAAAAAATAAATCTATATTTAAGAGATACACATGGTCCAGAAGCTGCAGATTATGTAACTTCAATCATTTATCATTATTTAGTTGACGATAAACTATCAGATTCTGCCATAATCTGGTCTGACACCTTGCGCAATCTTGGTGAAAAAACAGGCAACCCCGAACTCATAGCTAAAAGTGATGTTTTTACAGGAAAATATTATCTCAGAATAACCAATGATGCAAAAGCTTTAGATTATTTTTATAGGGCATTAAAATATTATAAAGATGTTGGTAACATTAATGGAGAAGCCGATATTTATCTGCAAATCGGACTTGTTTACTATCTGCAAAGCCAGTTCCCTGATGCATTACCAAACATTAAACTTGCAACAGAACTTTATAAAAAAGCATCTAATGACAGTTCGCTAGCTACAACCTATTATTTATGTGGGCTTAGTTATCTGGAATTAAAAAACAATAAACAGGCAGAAGAATATCTGCTACAATCATTAAAAATAGGAAAACATTTAGCAAACAAACAAATAGAATATGAATGTTATGTAGCATTAGCTCGTCTTTATACAAATCAAAAGAATTTTGTTGCAGCAGAAAATCTTTTTGATAAAGTCATGACACAGTGGGATTCAATTATTGATCCATATGGCTACTGTATGGCGTTGATACCTTACAGTAAATTATTGATAGAAACCTCTAAAAATGATGCAGCATTTATAAATCTAACTCGTGCATTATCTATTGCCGAGAAATTTAACTTTATCAGATTTAAGTTGGATATCTATAAGTTAATGGCAATAATTTATTCTGATCAGAAAAATTTTGAATCTGCAAACTATTACATCATTCAACATTATCAACTTCGTGATTCAATTTACAATTCCGAAAACCAACGCGCCATAAATACTTTAAAAGCAAAAATTGAAGCTGAAAAAAAGCAGGCGCAACTAGATAGTTTATTTCAAAAAGAAAAAGCTGACCAGCTTCAGAAATGGCTACTTGCATTGACTGTTTTCATGCTACTTGGAATTACAATTGGACTATATAGAAGATATAATTACAAACAAAAGCGTGAAGCAGAATTACGAATTGCAAATGGAGAGTTATCAGAAGCATTAAACAGTTTAAGGCAAGTACAACAACAACTCATTCACAATGAGAAAATGGCATCGCTAGGACGCATGTCAAGCGGCATTACACATGAGCTTCGCAATCCATTAAATTTTGTCATTAATTTTACCAAAATATCGAGTGAATTAATTGCAGAAATTGACAAAAAAATTCAAAACAATCATGATGAGAATTTTGAACAGCTAAAGAATAATTTGGCCATGATATATCAACATGCATTAAGAGCAGATAAAATAATTCTCAACTTTGCTAATCATGCTAAACCCAAAAGTGATAAAAGAACAATTGAAGATATCAATAAGGTAGTAAATGAGTTTACAAGTGTTGCTTACCATTCTTTTATTACCCATTACCCGGACTTCCATTGTCACATCCACTACGACTTTAACCAGTCGCTTAAAGGCATTGTATTAAATCTCCAGGAAATTACAACAGTTTTAATGAATTTATTAAACAATGCTTTTGATGCTATGAATGATAAATTAATGGTTGATAAGACATATAAACCGATATTGAAAATTCAAACACGCCAAATTCAAAATTCAGTACGTCTTACTATTACAGATAATGGCCCTGGCATTGAAGAAGAAAACTTACCTCGAGTTTACGAACCGTTCTATACAACAAAAACTCTTGGTAAAGGAACCGGATTGGGACTTAGCTTATCTTATGAAATAATAAAATCGCATAACGGTGACATGGATGTAAAATCCACACCCCATCTTGAAACAGAATTCTCATTTACATTACCATATAATTAA